Proteins found in one Triticum urartu cultivar G1812 chromosome 4, Tu2.1, whole genome shotgun sequence genomic segment:
- the LOC125551379 gene encoding ras-related protein RABA2a-like, whose amino-acid sequence MAARARRAAAWEQGGDEYDYLFKVVLIGDSGVGKSNLLSRFTKNTFSLDSKSTIGVEFATRTTQVEGKTIKAQIWDTAGQERYRAITSAYYRGAVGALLVYDVTKAATFDNVKRWLKELRDHADSNIVIMLIGNKTDLRHLRSVATDKAAGFAEWEALSFIETSALDATNVDKAFQTVLAEIYRVVSKKALSSTDDSGAGAVGEGQSILVSGGEPASVSSRCCSF is encoded by the exons AtggcggcgcgggcgcggcgggcggcggcgtgggaGCAGGGCGGCGACGAGTACGACTACCTGTTCAAGGTGGTGCTGATCGGCGACTCCGGCGTGGGCAAGTCCAACCTCCTCTCCCGCTTCACCAAGAACACCTTCTCCCTCGACTCCAAGTCCACCATCGGCGTCGAGTTCGCCACCCGCACCACACag GTGGAAGGGAAGACGATAAAGGCGCAGATATGGGACACGGCGGGGCAGGAGCGGTACCGGGCGATCACGAGCGCCTACTACCGGGGCGCCGTGGGGGCGCTGCTGGTCTACGACGTCACCAAGGCCGCCACCTTCGACAACGTCAAGCGGTGGCTCAAGGAGCTCCGCGACCACGCCGACTCCAACATCGTCATCATGCTCATCGGCAACAAGACCgacctccgccacctccgctccGTCGCCACCGACAAGGCGGCCGGCTTCGCCGAGTGGGAAGCCCTGTCCTTCATCGAGACCTCCGCGCTCGACGCCACCAACGTCGACAAGGCCTTCCAGACCGTCCTCGCCGAGATCTACCGGGTCGTCAGCAAGAAGGCGCTGTCGTCGACGGACGATTCCGGCGCCGGCGCCGTCGGGGAGGGGCAGTCCATCCTGGTGTCCGGCGGAGAACCCGCCAGCGTTTCGTCGAGGTGCTGCTCTTTCTAG